The Xenopus tropicalis strain Nigerian chromosome 7, UCB_Xtro_10.0, whole genome shotgun sequence genome includes a region encoding these proteins:
- the LOC101730373 gene encoding zinc finger protein 184: MDPEGWKMATTGYNFLKHRNETTLQANHVKHSNTERLQKKMFSDSSEAKLLQGKVRSDCGTGFSAGKQIRTEMVKAHTEQNAMTSVSKYTVKKWNTWTPDSMEHIENLAFTNYDRESQIVTKQGFGVQVNKFPIQIKDKTQFNRDHMVVNYSPTPSNTKEPSIVPSQKAKIQGNRQSAISEAMLQSQGTEHCEKSRLKQGNALYHSHKKVTIQNNPSPYSRLSGPWQRNKVTGRETPASATDKGQHKILEKHRLSCKDTASVSTLANKGSGSVVRFKTGTGMLYRKTEEKIKLEPTTIKPQEKPAGNKKYRRFLLIDSQGLPYTVVVDETKTADTSKPPDGPASDSSCTGTTKSVTPRKVYKCPVCFRIFEYLSYLQRHSIAHSQQKPHVCKICGKAFKRTSHLTRHKYTHFGGKPCQCQICHRRFRDSGELTRHQQSHAGERPYQCDICLVRFEEQNALQHHLLSKHVK, encoded by the coding sequence ATGGATCCTGAGGGGTGGAAAATGGCTACAACTGGATATAACTTCTTAAAGCACCGGAATGAAACGACTTTGCAAGCGAACCACGTCAAACACTCAAACACAGAAAGACTGCAGAAAAAGATGTTCAGTGACAGTTCAGAAGCCAAGCTTCTTCAAGGAAAAGTCAGAAGTGACTGTGGAACTGGCTTCTCGGCAGGAAAGCAAATCCGTACCGAAATGGTGAAAGCACATACTGAACAAAATGCTATGACATCAGTCAGTAAATATACAGTGAAGAAATGGAACACATGGACACCAGATTCTATGGAACACATAGAAAACTTAGCTTTTACCAATTATGACAGAGAGTCTCAAATTGTGACAAAACAAGGCTTTGGAGTGCAGGTTAATAAGTTCCCCATTCAAATTAAAGATAAGACACAGTTTAACAGAGACCATATGGTGGTAAACTACTCCCCCACACCTTCCAATACCAAAGAACCATCAATTGTCCCCTCCCAGAAGGCAAAGATACAGGGGAACAGACAAAGTGCCATATCAGAGGCGATGTTGCAGAGTCAGGGGACAGAACACTGTGAAAAGTCCAGGCTTAAACAAGGAAATGCTTTATATCATTCTCATAAAAAAGTTACTATTCAAAATAACCCATCACCTTATAGTAGACTAAGTGGACCCTGGCAGAGAAATAAGGTAACTGGTAGAGAAACTCCAGCGAGTGCGACTGACAAAGGACAGCACAAAATACTAGAAAAGCATAGATTATCTTGCAAAGATACAGCTTCAGTAAGTACATTGGCTAACAAAGGCAGTGGCAGTGTTGTCCGCTTTAAGACTGGAACAGGTATGCTGTATaggaaaacagaagaaaaaataaagctGGAGCCCACAACCATCAAACCACAAGAGAAACCTGCAGGTAACAAAAAGTACCGGAGATTTCTGCTCATCGATAGTCAGGGACTGCCATACACAGTAGTTGTGGATGAAACTAAAACGGCAGACACAAGTAAGCCTCCTGATGGACCTGCTTCTGATAGTTCATGTACTGGCACCACAAAATCTGTAACCCCCCGTAAGGTTTATAAATGCCCTGTGTGCTTTAGGATATTTGAGTACCTCTCCTACCTCCAGAGGCACAGTATAGCACACTCCCAACAAAAACCCCACGTCTGTAAGATTTGTGGCAAGGCTTTTAAAAGGACTTCCCATCTTACACGCCACAAATATACTCATTTTGGTGGAAAACCCTGCCAGTGCCAGATCTGCCATCGGAGGTTCCGCGATTCAGGGGAACTTACACGTCATCAACAAAGCCACGCTGGGGAAAGACCTTACCAGTGTGATATTTGCCTTGTGCGCTTTGAGGAACAAAATGCCCTGCAGCATCACCTGTTATCAAAACATGTCAAATAG
- the znf865 gene encoding zinc finger protein 865 (The RefSeq protein has 1 substitution compared to this genomic sequence) — protein sequence MEANAGDEGIHFQNYPFDFLEFLNHQRFEPMELYNHHEHAKAVAALPCAPPQYEYNHQTQPNHVQFASTSTSKPKEFKVEAPPSSSLSPSKKPDIATTQQFNNQPPITTTQTIFDSTFNAAQWGIVDLSSHQHLFNNLKRSLPVAQQLPAEDENKDDKNYFRRLKYLIDRRFPCTVCQKSFKQSSHLVQHMLVHTGERPYECNTCGRTYNHISSLIRHRRCHKEETEAEVTNSVPPPDGEAAAAAAVVAAAAAAMSEAAAGSAEMPVTGSEQSIPLPQDGPFTCTLCWKVFKKQSHLHQHQIIHTGEKPFSCSVCAKSFNRRESLKRHVKTHSDSMKVQCEVCGKSFRDTSYLLKHQATHTGERPDYKCELCGKSYAAPQSLLRHKQVHEQGLALQQPMVQQQQPLSEVIKEPTSSVTIEAASLLGTDVSNVGPAAISVIGKIGSFFSQSSLQKPPSVINNANKNFCCNVCGRGFGRRETLKRHERIHTGEKPHQCSVCGKRFRESFHLTKHHVVHTRERPYKCELCGKVFGYPQSLTRHKQIHRLQLPCTVATGTLPPDRLTFGCTDCGERFPDSFHLMNHKELHMNEKPYVCDTCGKCFGFIENLMWHKLVHQTAAERLHPISQCQDVAESQQVNCLETTAPSDVSGAEVAAAAAAAGVVASPFEEHPVVPSGERFSCSICGQSFKHFLGLVTHKYVHLVRRTLACNVCGQNFAGAYDLLLHRRTHLQKRHFTCSVCGKRFWEAALLMRHQRCHTEERPYRCTICGRGFLHSWYLRQHKVVHTGERAYKCALCNKRFAQSSSLAEHQRLHIVARPQRCPTCGKTFRYRSNLLEHQRVHLGEKVYRCDQCGKSFFYISSILRHQRSHDAKPDLRCSCCLKLFKDPKYFSKHVQTHQGGRPFKCGACGEAFSNTYGLKKHRHAHKMERLAAAAALVEGQKTL from the coding sequence ATGGAAGCTAATGCAGGGGATGAGGGCATTCACTTTCAGAACTACCCTTTTGATTTCCTGGAGTTCTTAAACCATCAGCGCTTTGAGCCTATGGAATTGTACAACCACCATGAACATGCCAAGGCTGTAGCAGCACTTCCGTGCGCTCCCCCTCAGTACGAATATAATCATCAGACCCAGCCCAATCACGTTCAGTTTGCAAGCACTAGCACTTCAAAACCTAAAGAATTTAAAGTTGAAGCCCCCCCTTCCTCTTCACTTTCTCCCTCCAAAAAGCCAGATATAGCTACCACCCAGCAGTTCAACAATCAGCCTCCAATCACAACTACCCAGACAATTTTTGACAGTACTTTCAACGCAGCACAGTGGGGAATTGTTGATCTATCGAGCCACCAACATCTTTTCAACAATTTAAAGCGTAGCCTCCCTGTGGCTCAACAGTTGCCAGCTGAAGACGAGAATAAGGACGATAAAAACTACTTCCGACGCCTGAAGTATCTCATTGACCGTCGCTTTCCTTGCACAGTGTGTCAAAAGTCATTTAAGCAATCATCACATCTAGTACAGCACATGCTGGTGCACACTGGTGAAAGGCCCTACGAGTGCAATACTTGTGGGCGCACATATAATCACATCTCCAGTTTGATAAGGCACAGACGTTGTCATAAAGAGGAAACAGAAGCTGAGGTAACTAATTCTGTCCCACCCCCAGAcggagaggcagcagcagctgccGCAGTTGTGGCAGCAGCTGCGGCTGCAATGTCCGAGGCAGCTGCTGGGTCTGCTGAGATGCCTGTAACCGGCAGTGAGCAGAGTATTCCCTTACCTCAGGATGGGCCATTCACGTGCACTCTTTGCTGGAAGGTGTTTAAGAAACAAAGCCATCTTCATCAGCACCAGATTatacacacaggagagaaaccattcagtTGCAGTGTGTGCGCAAAGAGCTTTAATCGCCGTGAGAGTCTAAAACGTCATGTAAAGACTCATTCTGACTCCATGAAAGTTCAGTGTGAGGTATGTGGAAAATCATTTCGGGACACTTCATACCTGTTGAAGCACCAAGCAACACATACAGGTGAGAGGCCAGATTACAAATGTGAATTGTGCGGAAAGTCTTATGCTGCCCCCCAGAGCCTTTTGAGACATAAACAGGTTCATGAGCAAGGCCTTGCATTGCAGCAGCCAAtggtgcagcagcagcagcccctCAGCGAGGTGATTAAAGAACCCACATCATCAGTTACAATAGAAGCAGCTTCACTTCTAGGTACAGATGTATCAAACGTTGGTCCAGCTGCTATTAGTGTAATTGGGAAAATTGGATCCTTTTTCAGTCAGTCTTCTTTACAGAAACCGCCTTCTGTAATTAACAATGCCAACAAGAATTTCTGCTGCAATGTTTGTGGGCGTGGCTTTGGCAGGCGGGAAACTCTCAAGCGACATGAACGCATTCACACTGGAGAGAAGCCACATCAGTGTTCAGTTTGTGGGAAGCGATTCAGAGAGTCATTTCACCTCACTAAACACCATGTAGTGCATACCAGAGAGCGGCCATATAAATGTGAGTTGTGTGGAAAGGTGTTTGGCTACCCTCAGAGCCTGACCCGCCATAAACAGATCCACAGACTCCAGCTACCTTGTACCGTGGCAACTGGTACTCTTCCACCAGACAGACTTACTTTTGGATGTACAGATTGCGGAGAGAGGTTTCCAGACTCTTTTCACCTAATGAACCACAAGGAGTTGCACATGAATGAGAAGCCTtatgtgtgtgatacgtgtggtAAATGTTTTGGATTTATTGAAAACTTAATGTGGCACAAGCTAGTACATCAGACAGCAGCAGAGCGTCTCCATCCTATAAGTCAGTGTCAAGATGTAGCAGAAAGCCAACAAGTAAATTGTTTAGAGACTACTGCCCCTAGTGATGTCTCTGGAGCTGAAGttgctgcagcagcagcagctgctggAGTTGTGGCCTCTCCTTTTGAGGAACACCCTGTGGTCCCCAGCGGGGAGCGATTTTCATGCAGTATTTGTGGTCAAAGTTTCAAGCACTTTCTCGGCTTGGTCACACATAAGTATGTTCACTTAGTAAGACGCACTCTTGCTTGCAATGTATGTGGACAGAATTTTGCAGGTGCTTATGATCTGCTACTTCATCGCCGCACCCACTTGCAGAAGAGGCATTTCACTTGTTCTGTGTGCGGAAAGCGTTTTTGGGAAGCAGCTCTCCTCATGCGTCACCAGCGTTGCCATACTGAAGAAAGACCTTACCGCTGCACCATTTGTGGCCGTGGCTTCTTGCATTCTTGGTATCTTCGCCAGCACAAAGTGGTGCACACTGGGGAGAGAGCATACAAGTGTGCTCTCTGCAACAAACGATTTGCCCAGTCATCTAGTTTGGCAGAACATCAGCGGTTGCACATAGTGGCTCGCCCTCAGCGGTGCCCGACCTGTGGCAAGACTTTCCGTTACCGTTCCAATCTCTTAGAACACCAACGTGTGCACTTAGGTGAAAAGGTTTACCGCTGTGACCAGTGCGGGAAGAGTTTCTTTTACATTTCCTCCATCCTTCGGCACCAACGTTCCCATGATGCTAAACCAGACCTGCGTTGTTCTTGTTGCCTCAAGCTTTTTAAGGACCCTAAGTATTTTAGTAAACATGTGCAAACCCACCAGGGTGGTCGGCCTTTCAAATGTGGAGCCTGCGGCGAGGCCTTCAGCAATACCTATGGACTGAAGAAGCATCGGCATGCACATAAAATGGAGAGATTAGCTGCCGCCGCAACACTTGTTGAAGGACAGAAGACTTTGTAA
- the znf229 gene encoding zinc finger protein 436 produces MTYITMFNTTEIDDEKDGPETCPKNTMESPKPLSYSSTSPLAMSTSVQSLHDGMAMKMGNLQKFDVPDIPALKAKEEPGELKYYHESPDSRNELKCGLCFETFQYVSEFMFHDQIHKATNRFECQLCGRQFQSTSNLKDHYNVHTGERPYKCELCAKAFTQSSSLLTHKRTHTMENPYKCEVCGRLFRDASNFVKHRRLHSQAQQLGRQAHSASQIISEKPYQCSYCEKSFKRTSDLKDHERVHTGERPYRCRICQKCFTQSSVLTGHMRIHTGERPFHCDICGKTFNNSSNFKKHQRTHSVQDMLANVSRDARFSHYKQPLRSKNGIGFSRGINAISYGKDISVNQTRTFPKMNLNEEDCELVLEKNTSQGNGDVIHDVDDLSSPCAGVTNLTKHTDENISEAKETGATVIFHSDEVIAIDDTDDKEDLGAEFETKELSPKDKFEKQILPKLARSTGPRYKITTPYWDNYIKHSFNHKMELNPYITGEDLVKTCLQSQDEGLKEARNEDGSTYDLSKDLEVCRPEKLSSGMDKEQHESEVISDGSSSSDIGESENLLLERTMGCWNQSIDDTIDYQDDDDDLLFLEMESKPYICFVCSKRFKRATDLKEHLRVHTGERPFVCQVCGKGFTQSSALSSHQRIHTGEKPFQCEICYKRFNNSSNFSKHKRVHTGERPHNCPICGKSFQEKRRVKRHLRAVHQIQE; encoded by the coding sequence ATGACATATATTACAATGTTTAATACTACAGAAATTGATGATGAAAAAGATGGCCCTGAGACATGCCCCAAGAACACTATGGAATCCCCAAAGCCTTTATCTTATAGTTCTACTAGTCCTTTGGCAATGAGTACCTCTGTGCAGAGTCTTCATGATGGCATGGCCATGAAGATGGGAAACTTGCAAAAATTTGATGTGCCTGATATCCCAGCACTAAAAGCTAAAGAGGAGCCTGGAGAATTAAAATATTATCATGAATCGCCTGACTCTAGAAATGAACTTAAGTGTGGTCTCTGTTTTGAGACATTTCAGTATGTGTCAGAGTTTATGTTTCATGATCAAATTCATAAAGCCACTAATCGCTTTGAATGCCAACTCTGTGGACGGCAATTTCAAAGCACATCCAACTTAAAGGACCATTACAATGTACACACAGGTGAACGTCCCTACAAGTGTGAATTGTGTGCCAAAGCTTTTACTCAGTCTTCCTCTTTATTAACTCATAAGCGCACTCACACCATGGAAAACCCCTACAAGTGTGAGGTGTGTGGGAGACTCTTTAGAGATGCCTCCAATTTTGTAAAACATCGGCGTCTTCACAGCCAAGCACAGCAGTTGGGCAGGCAAGCCCACTCAGCAAGCCAAATCATTTCAGAAAAACCATATCAATGTTCTTATTGTGAGAAATCCTTTAAACGCACTTCTGATTTAAAAGACCACGAGCGTGTCCACACTGGGGAAAGGCCATATCGCTGCAGGATATGCCAGAAATGTTTCACTCAGTCTTCTGTGTTAACTGGGCACATGCGTATTCATACAGGAGAGAGGCCATTTCACTGTGATATCTGTGGCAAGACCTTTAACAATTCTTCCAACTTTAAAAAACACCAGCGTACACATTCTGTGCAAGATATGTTGGCAAATGTCTCCAGAGATGCTAGATTCTCCCATTATAAGCAACCTTTGAGGAGCAAGAATGGCATTGGATTTTCCAGGGGTATAAATGCTATATCTTATGGTAAAGATATAAGTGTAAACCAAACCAGAACATTTCCAAAGATGAACCTGAATGAAGAAGACTGCGAacttgttttagaaaaaaatacctCTCAGGGAAATGGTGACGTGATCCACGATGTAGATGATCTATCCTCTCCATGTGCTGGAGTAACAAATCTTACGAAACACACAGATGAAAACATTTCTGAAGCTAAAGAAACTGGGGCAACGGTTATTTTTCACAGTGACGAGGTAATAGCAATTGATGATACTGATGATAAAGAGGACTTAGGTGCTGAATTTGAAACCAAAGAGCTTAGCCCTAAAGATAAGTTTGAGAAACAAATCTTGCCAAAACTGGCAAGGTCAACAGGGCCTAGATACAAAATCACCACCCCATATTGGGATAACTATATAAAACACAGTTTTAACCATAAAATGGAATTAAATCCATATATTACTGGAGAAGATCTTGTCAAAACGTGTCTCCAGTCTCAGGATGAGGGTCTCAAGGAAGCTAGAAATGAAGATGGGTCAACATATGACCTATCTAAGGACCTGGAAGTATGTCGACCTGAGAAGCTGAGCTCAGGGATGGACAAAGAACAGCATGAAAGTGAAGTAATTAGCGATGGCAGTAGTTCATCAGACATAGGGGAATCTGAAAACCTGTTGCTCGAAAGGACCATGGGATGTTGGAATCAAAGTATAGACGACACAATTGACTATCAGGATGATGATGACGATCTTCTGTTTCTTGAGATGGAATCCAAACCGTATATCTGCTTTGTGTGTTCAAAGCGTTTTAAAAGGGCAacagacttaaaggaacacttGCGTGTCCATACAGGTGAAAGGCCATTTGTTTGCCAGGTTTGTGGCAAAGGTTTCACACAGTCCTCTGCCCTTTCCAGTCATCAGCGAATCCATACTGGTGAGAAGCCTTTCCAGTGTGAAATTTGTTATAAGAGATTCAACAACTCTTCCAACTTCTCTAAACACAAGCGAGTTCACACAGGAGAGCGCCCGCATAATTGCCCTATATGTGGCAAAAGTTTTCAGGAAAAGCGGAGGGTAAAGAGGCACTTGAGAGCTGTTCACCAGATTCAGGAGTAA
- the znf865 gene encoding zinc finger protein 865 isoform X1, whose product MEANAGDEGIHFQNYPFDFLEFLNHQRFEPMELYNHHEHAKAVAALPCAPPQYEYNHQTQPNHVQFASTSTSKPKEFKVEAPPSSSLSPSKKPDIATTQQFNNQPPITTTQTIFDSTFNAAQWGIVDLSSHQHLFNNLKRSLPVAQQLPAEDENKDDKNYFRRLKYLIDRRFPCTVCQKSFKQSSHLVQHMLVHTGERPYECNTCGRTYNHISSLIRHRRCHKEETEAEVTNSVPPPDGEAAAAAAVVAAAAAAMSEAAAGSAEMPVTGSEQSIPLPQDGPFTCTLCWKVFKKQSHLHQHQIIHTGEKPFSCSVCAKSFNRRESLKRHVKTHSDSMKVQCEVCGKSFRDTSYLLKHQATHTGERPDYKCELCGKSYAAPQSLLRHKQVHEQGLALQQPMVQQQQPLSEVIKEPTSSVTIEAASLLGTDVSNVGPAAISVIGKIGSFFSQSSLQKPPSVINNANKNFCCNVCGRGFGRRETLKRHERIHTGEKPHQCSVCGKRFRESFHLTKHHVVHTRERPYKCELCGKVFGYPQSLTRHKQIHRLQLPCTVATGTLPPDRLTFGCTDCGERFPDSFHLMNHKELHMNEKPYVCDTCGKCFGFIENLMWHKLVHQTAAERLHPISQCQDVAESQQVNCLETTAPSDVSGAEVAAAAAAAGVVASPFEEHPVVPSGERFSCSICGQSFKHFLGLVTHKYVHLVRRTLACNVCGQNFAGAYDLLLHRRTHLQKRHFTCSVCGKRFWEAALLMRHQRCHTEERPYRCTICGRGFLHSWYLRQHKVVHTGERAYKCALCNKRFAQSSSLAEHQRLHIVARPQRCPTCGKTFRYRSNLLEHQRVHLGEKVYRCDQCGKSFFYISSILRHQRSHDAKPDLRCSCCLKLFKDPKYFSKHVQTHQGGRPFKCGACGEAFSNTYGLKKHRHAHKMERLAAAATLVEGQKTL is encoded by the coding sequence ATGGAAGCTAATGCAGGGGATGAGGGCATTCACTTTCAGAACTACCCTTTTGATTTCCTGGAGTTCTTAAACCATCAGCGCTTTGAGCCTATGGAATTGTACAACCACCATGAACATGCCAAGGCTGTAGCAGCACTTCCGTGCGCTCCCCCTCAGTACGAATATAATCATCAGACCCAGCCCAATCACGTTCAGTTTGCAAGCACTAGCACTTCAAAACCTAAAGAATTTAAAGTTGAAGCCCCCCCTTCCTCTTCACTTTCTCCCTCCAAAAAGCCAGATATAGCTACCACCCAGCAGTTCAACAATCAGCCTCCAATCACAACTACCCAGACAATTTTTGACAGTACTTTCAACGCAGCACAGTGGGGAATTGTTGATCTATCGAGCCACCAACATCTTTTCAACAATTTAAAGCGTAGCCTCCCTGTGGCTCAACAGTTGCCAGCTGAAGACGAGAATAAGGACGATAAAAACTACTTCCGACGCCTGAAGTATCTCATTGACCGTCGCTTTCCTTGCACAGTGTGTCAAAAGTCATTTAAGCAATCATCACATCTAGTACAGCACATGCTGGTGCACACTGGTGAAAGGCCCTACGAGTGCAATACTTGTGGGCGCACATATAATCACATCTCCAGTTTGATAAGGCACAGACGTTGTCATAAAGAGGAAACAGAAGCTGAGGTAACTAATTCTGTCCCACCCCCAGAcggagaggcagcagcagctgccGCAGTTGTGGCAGCAGCTGCGGCTGCAATGTCCGAGGCAGCTGCTGGGTCTGCTGAGATGCCTGTAACCGGCAGTGAGCAGAGTATTCCCTTACCTCAGGATGGGCCATTCACGTGCACTCTTTGCTGGAAGGTGTTTAAGAAACAAAGCCATCTTCATCAGCACCAGATTatacacacaggagagaaaccattcagtTGCAGTGTGTGCGCAAAGAGCTTTAATCGCCGTGAGAGTCTAAAACGTCATGTAAAGACTCATTCTGACTCCATGAAAGTTCAGTGTGAGGTATGTGGAAAATCATTTCGGGACACTTCATACCTGTTGAAGCACCAAGCAACACATACAGGTGAGAGGCCAGATTACAAATGTGAATTGTGCGGAAAGTCTTATGCTGCCCCCCAGAGCCTTTTGAGACATAAACAGGTTCATGAGCAAGGCCTTGCATTGCAGCAGCCAAtggtgcagcagcagcagcccctCAGCGAGGTGATTAAAGAACCCACATCATCAGTTACAATAGAAGCAGCTTCACTTCTAGGTACAGATGTATCAAACGTTGGTCCAGCTGCTATTAGTGTAATTGGGAAAATTGGATCCTTTTTCAGTCAGTCTTCTTTACAGAAACCGCCTTCTGTAATTAACAATGCCAACAAGAATTTCTGCTGCAATGTTTGTGGGCGTGGCTTTGGCAGGCGGGAAACTCTCAAGCGACATGAACGCATTCACACTGGAGAGAAGCCACATCAGTGTTCAGTTTGTGGGAAGCGATTCAGAGAGTCATTTCACCTCACTAAACACCATGTAGTGCATACCAGAGAGCGGCCATATAAATGTGAGTTGTGTGGAAAGGTGTTTGGCTACCCTCAGAGCCTGACCCGCCATAAACAGATCCACAGACTCCAGCTACCTTGTACCGTGGCAACTGGTACTCTTCCACCAGACAGACTTACTTTTGGATGTACAGATTGCGGAGAGAGGTTTCCAGACTCTTTTCACCTAATGAACCACAAGGAGTTGCACATGAATGAGAAGCCTtatgtgtgtgatacgtgtggtAAATGTTTTGGATTTATTGAAAACTTAATGTGGCACAAGCTAGTACATCAGACAGCAGCAGAGCGTCTCCATCCTATAAGTCAGTGTCAAGATGTAGCAGAAAGCCAACAAGTAAATTGTTTAGAGACTACTGCCCCTAGTGATGTCTCTGGAGCTGAAGttgctgcagcagcagcagctgctggAGTTGTGGCCTCTCCTTTTGAGGAACACCCTGTGGTCCCCAGCGGGGAGCGATTTTCATGCAGTATTTGTGGTCAAAGTTTCAAGCACTTTCTCGGCTTGGTCACACATAAGTATGTTCACTTAGTAAGACGCACTCTTGCTTGCAATGTATGTGGACAGAATTTTGCAGGTGCTTATGATCTGCTACTTCATCGCCGCACCCACTTGCAGAAGAGGCATTTCACTTGTTCTGTGTGCGGAAAGCGTTTTTGGGAAGCAGCTCTCCTCATGCGTCACCAGCGTTGCCATACTGAAGAAAGACCTTACCGCTGCACCATTTGTGGCCGTGGCTTCTTGCATTCTTGGTATCTTCGCCAGCACAAAGTGGTGCACACTGGGGAGAGAGCATACAAGTGTGCTCTCTGCAACAAACGATTTGCCCAGTCATCTAGTTTGGCAGAACATCAGCGGTTGCACATAGTGGCTCGCCCTCAGCGGTGCCCGACCTGTGGCAAGACTTTCCGTTACCGTTCCAATCTCTTAGAACACCAACGTGTGCACTTAGGTGAAAAGGTTTACCGCTGTGACCAGTGCGGGAAGAGTTTCTTTTACATTTCCTCCATCCTTCGGCACCAACGTTCCCATGATGCTAAACCAGACCTGCGTTGTTCTTGTTGCCTCAAGCTTTTTAAGGACCCTAAGTATTTTAGTAAACATGTGCAAACCCACCAGGGTGGTCGGCCTTTCAAATGTGGAGCCTGCGGCGAGGCCTTCAGCAATACCTATGGACTGAAGAAGCATCGGCATGCACATAAAATGGAGAGATTAGCTGCCGCCGCAACACTTGTTGAAGGACAGAAGACTTTGTAA